One stretch of Dokdonia sp. Hel_I_53 DNA includes these proteins:
- a CDS encoding helix-turn-helix domain-containing protein has protein sequence MSINETFGEYIRSLREQSGLPLRKVAASLDIDPSTLSKIERGERSANKEMIPILAEIFSEDENTLGLILMSDKVANDLLAEENPNEILKVAEEKIKYLKNKSLEQGSLDFDKQ, from the coding sequence ATGTCTATAAACGAAACATTTGGAGAATACATAAGGAGTTTAAGGGAGCAATCAGGTTTGCCACTTAGAAAGGTAGCTGCATCACTTGATATTGACCCATCTACTCTCAGTAAAATCGAAAGAGGTGAAAGATCAGCAAATAAAGAAATGATTCCCATTTTAGCTGAAATTTTTAGTGAGGATGAAAATACTCTTGGTTTAATTCTAATGAGTGATAAAGTAGCAAATGATTTATTGGCAGAAGAAAATCCAAATGAAATTCTTAAAGTAGCAGAGGAGAAAATAAAATATTTAAAGAACAAGAGCTTGGAACAAGGCTCACTTGATTTTGACAAACAATGA
- a CDS encoding DUF6617 family protein, whose protein sequence is MSKQKNTLDKILDYELRPWLPQNSLDDVFAAKFRSLNEYTPKQQLLFQIDFHRPFDHKTKYYSRLILNTVKSDFDILYQTIDEDRNENLIRYYLNDILNKRLKTRLKDLGELLKEKDYALVYINPKNTSHQLDQAHKANTYIMQLLKLAYMQLYLEIQEAFKDWIDDDLIVEDFYTQLLNEPIPEKLLIRKLQVIEVAPEPIKKPKPKQTSKPIQFNSFTYKQYNTSPDKLGDLWDSLKLNNFISADTPLATFKKVFSGSKINTPITWTGNISELFYFVKRIHKDLQLIEDLKQKQWQVTCICFVDESGELFDRSKFRSLKRPNLTGDKIDSAVNLLK, encoded by the coding sequence ATGAGCAAGCAAAAGAACACCTTAGATAAAATCCTTGATTATGAGTTAAGACCTTGGCTTCCTCAAAATAGCTTGGATGATGTATTTGCTGCAAAATTTCGCAGTTTAAATGAATACACTCCAAAACAACAGTTGCTGTTTCAAATTGACTTTCACAGGCCATTTGACCATAAAACTAAATACTATTCAAGGCTTATCCTGAATACGGTTAAATCTGATTTTGATATTTTGTATCAAACCATTGATGAAGATAGAAACGAGAACTTAATCCGTTACTATCTTAATGACATACTCAATAAGCGATTAAAAACACGCTTGAAGGACCTTGGAGAACTTCTAAAGGAAAAGGATTATGCACTTGTGTACATTAATCCAAAAAACACCTCACATCAATTAGACCAGGCACATAAAGCCAATACCTATATAATGCAGTTACTAAAACTTGCTTATATGCAATTGTACTTGGAAATTCAGGAAGCTTTCAAAGATTGGATAGATGATGATTTGATTGTGGAGGACTTCTATACTCAACTATTAAACGAGCCAATTCCCGAAAAACTACTTATCAGAAAACTACAAGTTATTGAAGTTGCTCCAGAACCAATCAAGAAACCTAAGCCAAAGCAAACATCCAAACCCATTCAGTTCAATTCTTTCACTTACAAACAGTATAACACCAGTCCTGATAAGCTTGGTGATTTATGGGATAGCTTAAAGCTTAACAATTTCATAAGTGCAGATACACCATTAGCGACTTTTAAAAAAGTATTCTCAGGTTCAAAAATCAACACACCTATTACTTGGACTGGTAATATCAGTGAGCTTTTTTACTTCGTAAAACGCATTCACAAAGATTTACAACTTATTGAAGATTTAAAGCAAAAGCAATGGCAAGTAACCTGCATTTGTTTTGTAGATGAAAGCGGAGAATTGTTTGACCGTTCAAAATTTAGGTCATTAAAAAGACCAAACCTCACAGGTGATAAAATAGATAGTGCCGTAAACCTATTAAAATAG
- a CDS encoding helix-turn-helix domain-containing protein, which translates to MEEILKRLEIIEKHVLDQNLILKNVLNFNEACKYLELSQSHLYKLTSAGSIPHYKPNGKKLYFNREELDQWLLRNRNATNDEIEQQAADYLIRKGRVKL; encoded by the coding sequence ATGGAAGAGATTTTAAAAAGACTTGAAATTATCGAGAAACACGTATTAGACCAAAATCTAATACTAAAGAATGTACTCAACTTCAATGAAGCTTGTAAGTACTTGGAATTATCGCAATCACACTTGTATAAACTCACAAGTGCGGGAAGCATTCCACATTACAAACCCAACGGTAAGAAGCTTTATTTCAACCGTGAGGAATTAGACCAATGGCTATTGCGTAACCGCAATGCCACTAATGACGAAATCGAGCAGCAAGCAGCTGATTATCTAATTAGAAAAGGGAGGGTAAAGTTATGA
- a CDS encoding DUF4870 domain-containing protein — translation METVHTPTVVREDKTLLALTHLSQLLDYVTGVGGTIVPLVLWVLNKDRVLDMDMHGKAILNFRISLWIYAILSIPAILLFGLGIITLLLLGVLGVVLPIVNAVKASNGEEPNYYISIPFIS, via the coding sequence ATGGAAACCGTACACACACCTACTGTAGTAAGAGAAGACAAAACACTTCTTGCACTTACTCATTTATCACAACTATTAGACTATGTCACGGGAGTAGGAGGGACTATTGTACCACTTGTTTTGTGGGTTCTCAATAAGGACAGAGTGTTAGATATGGATATGCATGGGAAAGCTATTCTTAATTTTAGAATAAGCTTATGGATTTACGCCATACTAAGTATACCAGCAATATTACTATTTGGTCTTGGGATTATTACCTTACTACTATTAGGAGTCTTGGGAGTTGTGCTGCCCATTGTAAATGCAGTAAAAGCGAGTAATGGAGAAGAGCCTAATTATTATATAAGCATACCTTTTATTTCTTAA
- a CDS encoding DUF3987 domain-containing protein, whose product MMEKKTFNPLEWMENPNQQQQHTEQNYQPVTDNNSEVEKVIQNIEANHIDIAPNYNDWINIGFAFADEFGESGRGLFQRVSQYYSGYNAKECDKQFDNCLKSKGQGVSLKTFFFLAKQAGVSIVTQTNEQYKATNSNYKSSKAPPVQEHQEEEPIKEVMPTFPKSLYPELPEYLQQVIAVATSDEERDILLLGSLVSISACLPKLFGIYDGKKVFSNLFLFITAQASAGKGRLVHCRQLVNPIHKELREEAKLHKQHFELEMAEYNANKGKVEGVEKPARPPEKMLFIPANNSSTGAYQLLGDSDGKGLIFETEGDTLAHAFKSDYGNYSDGFRKAFHHETISYYRRTDREFVDIESPCLSTVLSGTPKQVSALIPSAENGLFSRFIFYFMNVKPVWKNVFASTTDNGLDDYFENLGNQFYELYKLLKSNGEFQFYLTADQQEQFNHFFSEIQGKYLNLQGLDYMATIRRLGLIAFRFCMLFSALRILETGDTSNKLVCEERDFQASLAMIKVLVKHSSKVFGELPQEETKPSRMNRKEKFLYALPKNFNRQKYLEVAKKLNIPAKTAEGYITGFVKSNLIHREQQDNYINLSIEENEDIKEAKD is encoded by the coding sequence ATGATGGAAAAGAAAACGTTTAATCCGTTGGAGTGGATGGAAAACCCAAACCAACAGCAGCAACATACAGAACAAAATTATCAACCAGTTACAGACAACAATTCAGAAGTTGAAAAAGTCATTCAGAATATAGAAGCTAATCATATTGATATTGCCCCCAATTACAACGATTGGATAAATATCGGTTTCGCTTTTGCTGATGAATTTGGAGAGTCTGGAAGAGGTTTATTTCAAAGAGTTAGTCAGTACTATTCGGGTTACAATGCTAAAGAATGCGACAAACAATTTGACAATTGCCTAAAGTCTAAAGGTCAAGGTGTATCGCTTAAAACCTTTTTCTTCCTTGCCAAACAAGCGGGAGTTTCTATTGTAACACAAACCAATGAACAGTATAAAGCTACCAATAGCAATTACAAATCATCAAAAGCTCCTCCTGTTCAAGAACACCAGGAAGAAGAACCGATTAAGGAGGTTATGCCAACATTTCCTAAATCCTTATATCCTGAGCTTCCTGAATACCTGCAACAAGTGATTGCTGTAGCTACATCAGATGAAGAAAGAGATATATTGCTCTTAGGTTCATTGGTGTCTATTAGTGCCTGTTTACCGAAGCTGTTTGGTATTTATGACGGTAAGAAAGTGTTTAGTAACCTCTTTCTATTTATCACAGCTCAAGCATCCGCAGGAAAAGGACGTTTGGTGCATTGTCGCCAATTGGTAAACCCTATTCACAAGGAATTACGTGAGGAAGCCAAATTGCACAAACAACACTTTGAATTGGAAATGGCGGAATACAACGCTAATAAAGGTAAAGTTGAAGGTGTAGAAAAACCAGCTCGACCACCTGAAAAAATGCTCTTTATTCCTGCAAACAATAGTTCAACAGGTGCATATCAATTGTTGGGTGATAGTGATGGCAAAGGATTAATTTTTGAAACCGAAGGAGACACTTTAGCACACGCCTTTAAAAGCGATTACGGAAATTATAGTGATGGTTTCAGAAAAGCATTCCACCACGAAACTATTTCCTATTACCGCAGAACAGACCGTGAATTTGTAGATATTGAAAGCCCTTGTCTTTCCACAGTTCTTTCGGGTACGCCAAAACAAGTTTCAGCTCTTATTCCAAGTGCAGAAAACGGCTTATTCAGCCGCTTTATTTTCTACTTTATGAATGTAAAGCCTGTTTGGAAAAACGTATTTGCAAGCACTACAGACAACGGACTGGATGATTACTTTGAGAATTTAGGGAACCAGTTCTACGAATTGTATAAGTTACTCAAAAGCAACGGAGAATTTCAATTCTATTTAACAGCCGACCAACAAGAACAATTCAATCATTTCTTTAGCGAGATACAAGGAAAATACCTCAATCTTCAAGGATTGGATTATATGGCTACCATTCGAAGATTAGGTTTAATTGCATTCCGTTTCTGTATGCTTTTTTCAGCATTAAGGATTTTAGAAACTGGTGATACATCTAACAAACTTGTATGTGAGGAAAGAGATTTTCAAGCTTCCTTGGCTATGATTAAAGTATTAGTAAAACATTCAAGCAAAGTGTTTGGAGAGCTTCCACAAGAAGAAACCAAACCAAGCCGAATGAACCGTAAAGAGAAATTCCTATACGCTTTACCAAAAAACTTTAACCGTCAGAAGTATTTGGAAGTAGCCAAAAAACTAAACATTCCTGCAAAAACAGCAGAAGGTTATATCACTGGTTTCGTAAAGTCCAACCTCATACACCGTGAACAACAGGACAATTATATAAATCTTTCAATTGAGGAAAATGAGGATATTAAGGAAGCTAAGGATTAA
- the mnmE gene encoding tRNA uridine-5-carboxymethylaminomethyl(34) synthesis GTPase MnmE, translating into MNVQDTIVALASPAGAGAIAVIRVSGNEAIDICSPLFKSVSGKNLSNQKTHTIHLGHIIDGERVIDQVLVSLFKGTNSYTGEPTVEISCHGSNYIQQEIIQLLLRSGCRAAQAGEFTLRSFINGKMDLSQAEAVADLIASDNEASHQIAMQQMRGGFSNEIAQLRQELLNFASLIELELDFSEEDVEFADRTQFQDLIARITKVLKRLIDSFATGNVIKNGIPVAIVGEPNVGKSTLLNALLNEERAIVSDIAGTTRDTIEDELSIGGIGFRFIDTAGIRETEDVIEGLGIKKTFEKIKQAQVVILLHTASEVINQTKSVKLEIEKLKNQFPLKPLLVVANKIDAISDAELATIQTKIENLQLLSAKENKGVDELKSKLLEFVNTGALRNDETIVTNSRHYDSLLKALEEIEKVQYGLNSGLSGDLMAIDIREALFHFGEITGQVTNDELLGNIFANFCIGK; encoded by the coding sequence ATGAATGTACAAGATACTATTGTTGCTCTTGCCAGTCCTGCTGGTGCTGGAGCCATAGCTGTGATACGAGTTTCAGGCAATGAAGCTATTGATATATGCTCCCCTCTTTTTAAATCTGTGAGTGGTAAAAACCTCTCAAACCAAAAAACACATACGATTCACTTAGGTCATATCATAGACGGTGAGCGGGTGATCGACCAAGTACTCGTATCCCTGTTTAAAGGAACAAATTCTTATACAGGTGAGCCTACGGTAGAAATTTCATGTCATGGCTCTAATTATATACAGCAGGAGATTATCCAATTATTACTGCGCTCTGGCTGTCGTGCTGCTCAGGCAGGTGAGTTTACATTGCGTTCTTTTATAAACGGTAAAATGGACCTAAGTCAAGCAGAAGCCGTGGCAGACCTAATTGCTAGTGATAATGAAGCTTCTCACCAAATTGCTATGCAACAAATGCGTGGAGGATTTTCAAATGAAATTGCACAACTACGTCAAGAATTATTAAATTTTGCATCACTCATAGAGCTAGAGCTAGATTTTTCTGAAGAAGATGTAGAATTTGCAGACCGAACGCAGTTTCAAGACCTTATCGCCAGAATCACGAAGGTTTTAAAACGATTAATAGACTCCTTTGCTACTGGAAATGTTATTAAAAATGGAATCCCAGTTGCCATTGTGGGAGAACCTAACGTAGGGAAGTCTACTTTACTTAATGCGTTATTGAATGAGGAGCGCGCTATTGTGTCTGACATCGCAGGTACTACTCGTGATACCATAGAAGATGAATTATCAATAGGCGGTATCGGTTTTCGCTTCATAGATACCGCTGGAATTCGAGAAACGGAAGATGTCATTGAAGGGCTGGGTATCAAAAAAACGTTTGAAAAAATTAAACAAGCACAAGTAGTTATTTTACTTCATACAGCTAGCGAGGTTATCAATCAGACAAAAAGTGTAAAACTAGAAATTGAAAAATTAAAAAATCAATTTCCATTAAAACCGCTCCTAGTTGTAGCTAATAAAATTGATGCCATATCTGATGCTGAATTGGCAACAATACAAACTAAAATTGAAAATCTCCAACTTCTCTCTGCCAAAGAAAATAAAGGAGTTGATGAGTTGAAATCTAAATTACTAGAATTTGTAAATACTGGAGCACTGCGTAACGATGAGACCATTGTGACCAATAGTAGACATTACGATTCGCTATTAAAAGCTCTAGAAGAAATTGAAAAAGTACAATATGGTCTAAACAGCGGTTTATCTGGTGATCTCATGGCGATAGATATTAGAGAGGCGTTGTTTCATTTTGGTGAGATAACAGGTCAAGTAACTAATGATGAGCTGCTTGGAAATATATTTGCTAATTTTTGTATTGGAAAGTAA
- a CDS encoding BT4734/BF3469 family protein, which yields MEINKEAILSKTHYGLNIYAYVLRQYYPGETVLSLSGRDCKLTKNPFNEDKPTLTVKVVDNCAVHTDSEEAIADGNVFDFAALHFKFSGQELLDKLNEELHLRIGQKNGFYNQEDEIFTEPEPEIIKPIPPVFSYFKKPVTNVVPTKEITLIEVYNLIQGNEFATCTSTLRNIQDVKEARKYKAFNFDYVTFSGAFSKRNDKHLKKHSGLLTIDFDHISNISTLKEELLKDEYFQTELLFTSPSGDGLKWIISIELTKVKHQDYFKAVANYIQHTYSFEVDGSGKDISRACFLPHDPNVFINPKYL from the coding sequence ATGGAAATAAATAAGGAAGCCATATTGAGCAAAACACATTACGGCCTAAATATTTATGCCTATGTGTTAAGACAGTACTATCCGGGCGAAACAGTTCTTTCCCTTTCGGGAAGGGACTGTAAACTCACTAAAAACCCATTCAATGAAGATAAACCTACATTGACGGTTAAGGTAGTAGATAATTGTGCGGTGCATACTGATAGCGAAGAAGCTATTGCAGACGGTAATGTATTTGATTTCGCAGCACTTCATTTTAAGTTTTCTGGTCAGGAATTACTGGATAAGCTAAATGAAGAATTGCATTTGCGTATTGGTCAGAAAAACGGTTTTTATAATCAGGAGGATGAAATATTTACGGAACCTGAACCTGAAATTATAAAACCAATACCACCAGTATTCAGCTATTTCAAAAAGCCTGTTACTAATGTAGTACCCACAAAAGAGATAACCTTGATAGAGGTTTACAACCTCATACAAGGCAATGAATTTGCTACGTGTACAAGTACACTACGCAATATCCAAGATGTAAAGGAAGCCCGAAAATACAAGGCATTTAATTTCGATTATGTCACATTCTCAGGTGCATTTTCAAAGCGAAATGATAAACACCTTAAAAAGCATTCAGGACTTCTAACGATTGACTTTGACCATATCAGTAATATTTCCACCTTAAAAGAAGAACTTCTTAAAGATGAATACTTTCAAACTGAACTTCTTTTTACATCCCCTTCTGGTGATGGATTAAAATGGATTATTTCTATTGAGTTAACCAAGGTCAAGCATCAAGACTATTTCAAGGCGGTTGCCAATTACATCCAACACACATACAGCTTTGAGGTAGATGGTTCAGGTAAAGACATTTCAAGAGCTTGTTTTTTACCTCACGACCCCAATGTATTTATCAATCCAAAATATTTATAG
- a CDS encoding helix-turn-helix domain-containing protein has product MIEIVDLILNLSQEVKTIKAYLQQIHQSRLESFTEEWIDGQDVMQTLHISKRTLQSLRDSGTLPYSRINGKFYYKLSDLESLMEKNYSHKKTSGNGNK; this is encoded by the coding sequence ATGATTGAGATAGTAGACTTAATCCTGAACCTCTCTCAGGAAGTAAAGACGATAAAGGCATACTTACAACAAATCCACCAATCACGGTTAGAGAGTTTTACTGAAGAGTGGATTGACGGACAGGATGTAATGCAAACGCTTCACATCAGTAAACGTACCCTGCAATCTCTACGAGATAGCGGTACGTTACCGTACAGCCGAATTAACGGCAAGTTTTATTACAAGCTTTCAGATTTAGAAAGCCTGATGGAAAAGAATTATTCACACAAAAAAACATCAGGTAATGGAAATAAATAA
- a CDS encoding site-specific integrase: MKVTLRKRNQGGKTSLYLDYYHKGKRKTEYLKLYLDPNAKTKDDKEVNKKTLQLAETIRAQRQIEIQNGVYGFRDNEKLKASFTNYIELLTEKRKDSKGNYGNWDSMLKHLKTYIPMDITFAEVDRKFVQGFKDHLDKDVKTKSNQSLSQNSKYSYFNKLRAALKQAVKDGIIPTNPAEGVDGFKQGEPQREFLTLEELQAAVKEECEVPQIKTAFIFSCLTGLRWSDINKLLWSEVQHSNDMGYYIRFRQKKTKGAETLPISEQAYGLLGEPQDKDERVFKGLKYSAWHNLKLQQWMMRAGISKTITFHCARHTYATLQLSAGTDIYTVSKLLGHRELKTTQIYAKVIDQQKKEAANRIKLDL; the protein is encoded by the coding sequence ATGAAGGTTACATTAAGAAAACGAAATCAGGGAGGTAAGACCAGTTTATACTTGGATTACTACCATAAAGGGAAACGTAAGACAGAGTATCTAAAACTCTACTTAGACCCTAATGCCAAAACTAAAGACGATAAGGAAGTCAATAAAAAAACACTTCAATTAGCTGAGACAATCAGAGCACAGCGACAAATTGAAATCCAAAACGGTGTTTATGGCTTCCGTGATAATGAGAAACTAAAGGCCAGCTTTACTAATTATATAGAACTCCTTACTGAAAAGAGGAAAGACAGTAAAGGAAATTATGGTAATTGGGATAGTATGCTGAAACATCTAAAAACCTACATTCCTATGGACATCACTTTTGCGGAAGTAGATAGAAAGTTTGTCCAGGGTTTCAAAGACCATCTTGATAAGGATGTTAAAACGAAGAGTAACCAGAGTCTTTCTCAAAACTCAAAGTATTCATATTTCAATAAATTAAGAGCTGCATTAAAACAAGCTGTAAAGGATGGAATTATTCCTACTAATCCAGCTGAAGGTGTAGATGGTTTTAAACAAGGAGAACCTCAGCGAGAGTTTCTAACTCTTGAAGAATTACAAGCTGCGGTAAAAGAGGAATGCGAAGTACCACAAATAAAAACAGCATTCATTTTTTCTTGTCTTACTGGCTTGCGTTGGTCTGATATAAATAAGTTGCTTTGGTCAGAGGTACAGCATTCAAATGATATGGGGTACTACATCCGTTTCAGACAGAAGAAAACTAAAGGAGCTGAAACCCTTCCTATTTCAGAACAAGCTTATGGCTTACTCGGTGAACCTCAGGATAAAGACGAAAGAGTGTTCAAAGGTTTAAAGTATTCCGCTTGGCACAACTTGAAGTTGCAACAATGGATGATGAGAGCAGGAATATCTAAAACAATAACCTTCCACTGTGCAAGACATACCTACGCAACTTTACAGCTTTCAGCAGGAACAGATATTTATACAGTCTCAAAATTGCTTGGTCACAGAGAATTAAAAACCACTCAGATTTATGCTAAGGTAATAGACCAACAAAAGAAAGAAGCCGCTAACAGAATTAAACTGGATTTATGA
- a CDS encoding Eco57I restriction-modification methylase domain-containing protein, whose product MSIEQRREALTNLVNRYNQFKEEGRLDLTSEETIRTWLNEMLGIFGWDVQDTSQILQEKTLTQAERDRLREIGSTSTRPDYTFKLGKEKLTFLDAKDITVNLNTDTSASFQIKSYGWSILAPCAFISNFEQFAIYDCGYIPNREQAAGFGRIFLTVDEYIDNFELLDNHLFKPNIYGGRLAELYSGNEVEGIKKVSPDFAFANFLSGFRLSLAGNILENNNEVVANDTSLLSYVVQVIINRILFIRVCEARRLEENALLLQFKEEGFWERFKESSYLDFYQHYDGPLFERIDSIHNLTINNEIFDELLSYLYYPSPYRFDVIPTKLLGDIYEIFLSKKLILTEEGVSDILKTEYIKSKGAVSTPQFLVDDIIKRTLIKQNLIDSGVEGVLSISALDIACGSGVFLIGLYDYLEDIVLDIQSNSPNEAYNHLFSQTETELILNLRGKQAIIKNCIYGVDIDPEAVEVAKMSLALKVIDNEEYPEASEQIGLFGEQILNGIGLNVRCGNSLVDSSVLTQYPEILDNDEELFKTRPFDWQTDDYFRDVFDNKGGFDFIVGNPPYVEVKHFNTELPFMHSFIKDTYTTGNNGKIDLAVPFLERGLSILNDNGRLGFIVQKRFFKTDYGSKIRELISSGSHLSTIVDFTTQSIFKGKMTYVATLVLNKSPKEQFYYHKTEDNIETLPAYLRELLIAESDETQFYNLPSESITANPWSFDDPSLLSVKLDLAGLGTFGNVVNVKVGLQALKNEAYHITATNVTDGIITGRSNWQDNITIEEGACRPLMCNVQFYPFRPDTTNTYVIFPYDIIDGEKREISYPEFCERYPLAGAYLDGQRERLEGPVANGGVQTMPIRNPQRYTEDFWHIYTRANNIEHIYPKVLVPMTTMDTFATVTLSDKIYCDNANMFFIQIDEVSEDRLFAVSGIINSVVFSVLGRSIANPQSNGYFKFNKQFLEPIPFPVENFNNSPELVGQLATVSRDIKNRQDQYRTNPNNRNTLIPVLRQLWNQLDNLVYSLYDLNEDQIAFFNERGRNIDRVTFLNNWM is encoded by the coding sequence ATGAGCATCGAACAAAGACGTGAAGCATTAACAAATCTTGTTAATCGATATAACCAATTTAAGGAAGAAGGTCGCCTCGACTTAACTTCAGAAGAGACTATTCGTACTTGGCTAAATGAAATGTTGGGTATATTTGGTTGGGATGTACAAGACACTTCTCAAATCCTACAGGAAAAAACACTAACACAAGCAGAAAGGGATAGATTAAGAGAAATTGGATCTACCAGTACTCGACCTGATTACACATTTAAATTAGGAAAAGAAAAACTCACATTTTTAGATGCAAAGGATATTACTGTAAACCTGAATACAGATACTTCTGCATCCTTTCAAATTAAATCATATGGCTGGTCAATTTTAGCACCTTGTGCCTTTATCTCAAATTTTGAACAGTTTGCGATTTATGATTGTGGTTATATCCCCAATAGAGAACAAGCAGCTGGGTTTGGTAGAATTTTCTTAACTGTAGATGAGTATATTGATAATTTCGAGCTTTTAGACAATCACCTGTTTAAGCCTAATATTTATGGTGGTAGATTGGCAGAATTGTATTCAGGAAACGAGGTTGAAGGGATTAAAAAAGTTAGCCCTGATTTTGCTTTTGCGAATTTCTTATCTGGTTTTAGACTTTCATTAGCGGGAAATATTCTTGAAAATAATAATGAAGTCGTAGCAAATGACACATCATTGCTAAGCTATGTTGTTCAGGTTATTATAAATAGAATTCTTTTTATTAGAGTATGTGAAGCAAGGAGATTAGAAGAAAATGCTCTATTGCTACAATTTAAGGAAGAAGGTTTTTGGGAGAGATTTAAAGAATCTTCATATTTAGATTTCTATCAACATTATGATGGTCCTTTATTTGAGCGTATTGACAGTATTCATAATCTCACAATTAATAATGAAATTTTTGACGAGCTATTATCATATCTATATTACCCCTCTCCTTATAGGTTTGATGTAATCCCGACTAAACTTCTTGGTGATATTTATGAAATCTTTCTTTCTAAAAAGTTGATATTAACTGAGGAGGGTGTTTCAGATATTCTAAAAACTGAGTACATCAAATCAAAAGGAGCAGTAAGTACACCGCAATTCTTAGTAGATGATATAATAAAAAGAACCCTAATAAAGCAAAATCTAATAGATTCAGGTGTTGAAGGTGTATTGAGTATATCTGCATTAGATATTGCTTGTGGTAGTGGTGTTTTCTTAATAGGTCTTTATGATTATTTAGAAGATATTGTTCTCGACATTCAGAGTAATTCACCGAACGAAGCATATAATCATTTGTTCAGTCAAACAGAAACTGAACTCATATTGAACCTTAGAGGGAAGCAGGCTATAATAAAGAACTGTATCTATGGTGTAGATATTGATCCTGAAGCTGTAGAGGTTGCAAAAATGTCTCTTGCTCTCAAAGTTATTGACAATGAAGAATACCCTGAAGCTTCAGAACAAATAGGTCTGTTTGGTGAGCAAATATTAAATGGAATAGGCTTAAACGTAAGGTGTGGTAATTCTCTTGTTGATTCATCTGTTCTTACTCAATATCCTGAAATTTTAGACAATGATGAAGAGCTTTTCAAAACTCGACCTTTTGATTGGCAAACTGATGATTATTTCCGTGATGTTTTCGACAATAAAGGAGGATTTGATTTCATAGTGGGTAACCCTCCTTATGTTGAAGTTAAACATTTTAATACTGAATTACCTTTTATGCATTCCTTTATCAAGGATACATATACAACAGGGAATAATGGCAAAATAGATCTTGCAGTCCCTTTTTTAGAAAGAGGATTGTCTATATTGAATGACAATGGTCGTTTAGGTTTTATTGTTCAGAAACGTTTTTTTAAAACAGATTATGGTAGTAAGATTCGTGAATTAATTTCATCTGGAAGTCACCTCTCAACAATAGTCGATTTTACAACGCAAAGTATTTTTAAAGGAAAAATGACATATGTGGCGACACTTGTTCTAAATAAATCTCCTAAAGAACAATTTTATTATCATAAAACTGAAGACAATATTGAAACACTACCCGCTTATCTGCGTGAATTATTGATTGCTGAATCTGATGAAACACAATTTTATAACTTGCCAAGTGAATCAATTACTGCAAATCCTTGGAGTTTTGACGACCCAAGTTTATTAAGCGTAAAACTTGATCTGGCAGGATTAGGAACTTTCGGTAATGTTGTAAATGTGAAAGTAGGTTTACAAGCTTTAAAGAATGAGGCTTATCATATCACCGCTACAAATGTTACAGATGGTATAATAACAGGACGTTCAAATTGGCAAGATAATATTACAATAGAGGAAGGAGCTTGCAGACCCTTAATGTGTAATGTCCAATTTTACCCTTTTAGACCTGACACTACAAATACCTATGTAATATTTCCTTATGATATAATTGATGGAGAAAAAAGAGAAATTTCTTATCCTGAATTTTGTGAACGTTATCCGTTAGCCGGAGCTTATTTAGATGGACAGAGAGAGAGGTTAGAAGGGCCTGTAGCTAATGGAGGTGTTCAAACAATGCCAATCAGAAACCCACAAAGATATACGGAAGATTTTTGGCACATTTACACCAGAGCTAATAATATAGAGCACATATATCCAAAAGTTCTCGTACCAATGACTACAATGGACACTTTTGCTACTGTCACTTTATCTGATAAAATTTATTGTGACAATGCAAATATGTTTTTTATCCAAATTGATGAAGTTTCGGAAGACCGCCTTTTTGCTGTATCAGGGATTATTAACTCAGTAGTATTTTCTGTTTTAGGTCGTTCAATTGCAAATCCTCAGTCCAATGGATATTTCAAGTTTAACAAGCAGTTTTTAGAGCCAATTCCATTTCCTGTCGAAAATTTCAATAACTCTCCAGAATTAGTAGGTCAACTTGCTACAGTTTCAAGAGATATTAAAAATAGACAAGATCAATATCGTACAAACCCAAACAACAGAAATACTTTAATACCTGTATTAAGACAATTATGGAATCAATTGGACAACTTAGTCTATTCTTTATATGATTTAAATGAAGATCAGATAGCCTTTTTTAATGAAAGAGGTCGAAATATTGATAGGGTAACATTCTTAAATAATTGGATGTAA